One Leucobacter muris DNA segment encodes these proteins:
- a CDS encoding LLM class flavin-dependent oxidoreductase has product MARTPLSILDLATVEADGSIADAFRHSVEVARLAERSGYRRIWYAEHHNMPSIASSATAVLIAHIAARTDTIGLGAGGVMLPNHSPLVIAEQFGTLAELHPGRIDLGLGRAPGTDGATFRALRRTHQAAESFPSDVIELQRYLSDDLPRNAVNAYPGRGTRVPLTILGSSLFGASLAAQLGLPYSFASHFAPQQLTSAVQHYRSHYVPSEAHPEPYVSAGVNVVAAETDEQAEALFARAEVDRVRRFLSRGRERELTADEASTLVDTPAGLEIRGMLKYTAIGGPDRVRDELEAFARFADADELITVHAAPTRAEQLASVRIAAPGA; this is encoded by the coding sequence ATGGCACGCACCCCGCTCTCGATCCTCGATCTCGCGACCGTGGAGGCCGACGGCAGCATCGCCGACGCGTTCCGGCACTCCGTCGAGGTGGCCCGCCTCGCCGAGCGCAGCGGCTACCGCCGCATCTGGTACGCCGAGCACCACAACATGCCGTCGATCGCTTCGAGCGCCACGGCCGTGCTCATCGCGCACATCGCGGCGCGCACCGACACGATCGGGCTCGGTGCCGGCGGCGTCATGCTGCCGAACCACTCGCCGCTCGTCATCGCCGAGCAGTTCGGCACCCTGGCCGAGCTGCACCCCGGCCGCATCGATCTCGGCCTCGGGCGGGCGCCGGGCACCGACGGCGCCACCTTCCGCGCGCTGCGCCGCACCCACCAGGCCGCCGAGAGCTTCCCGAGCGATGTGATCGAGCTGCAGCGCTACCTCTCGGACGACCTGCCCCGAAACGCGGTCAACGCATACCCGGGGCGCGGCACGCGGGTGCCCCTCACGATCCTCGGATCCAGCCTCTTCGGCGCGAGCCTCGCCGCGCAGCTCGGCCTGCCCTACTCCTTCGCCTCCCACTTCGCCCCGCAGCAGCTCACCTCGGCCGTGCAGCACTACCGCTCGCACTACGTGCCGAGCGAGGCCCACCCCGAGCCCTACGTGAGCGCCGGTGTCAACGTGGTCGCGGCCGAGACCGACGAACAGGCCGAGGCGCTGTTCGCGCGCGCCGAGGTCGACCGGGTGCGGCGCTTCCTGTCGCGGGGCCGCGAGCGCGAGCTCACCGCCGACGAGGCGTCGACCCTCGTCGACACCCCCGCGGGGCTCGAGATCCGCGGCATGCTCAAGTACACGGCCATCGGCGGCCCCGACCGGGTGCGCGACGAGCTCGAGGCGTTCGCGCGCTTCGCCGACGCCGACGAGCTCATCACCGTGCACGCGGCGCCGACGCGCGCCGAGCAGCTGGCGTCGGTGCGGATCGCCGCCCCCGGCGCCTGA
- a CDS encoding MFS transporter has product MTTTASARPASTPHERRKVVAASIIGTTIEWYDFFIYAFAANLVLAKLFFEPAGPGMMQILSLVTIGLSFLFRPLGAFLAGHFGDKLGRQPMLVITLLLMGVATVGIGLLPTYQSIGIMAPIILIVLRILQGLSAGGEWGGAVLMSVEHAPEGKRGLFGVFPQLGVPFGMLLASAMLALMRVIAPGEAFEEWGWRVPFLFSVVLIVVGFIIRRTVDESPVFSEIKETKKQASAPIVQVFKAHTPLVILAALLFAGNNAVGYMLTGGYVQGLASRPEADGGLGYDPVQVQLAVLASAVVWAIFTFVSGPLSDRFGRKPVMTVGWFLQAAAVIPLFQFVFNGGVGGVLIGTSLLAIGLGLTYGPTAVWYAETFPASIRYSGISISYAIGGVIGGAFAPTIAQILLQTFGSTWAIVVYLLIMTGLGLLASTLLKDRSNIPLDPEFEHSGLIHTWTPAKR; this is encoded by the coding sequence ATGACAACAACCGCGTCAGCTCGACCCGCGAGCACCCCGCACGAGCGCCGCAAGGTGGTGGCAGCCTCCATCATCGGCACCACCATCGAGTGGTACGACTTCTTCATCTACGCCTTCGCCGCCAACCTCGTGCTCGCGAAGCTCTTCTTCGAGCCCGCCGGCCCCGGCATGATGCAGATCCTCTCGCTCGTGACGATCGGCCTCTCGTTCCTCTTCCGCCCGCTCGGCGCGTTCCTCGCCGGCCACTTCGGCGACAAGCTCGGCCGTCAGCCGATGCTCGTCATCACCCTGCTGCTCATGGGCGTCGCGACCGTGGGCATCGGCCTGCTGCCCACCTACCAGTCGATCGGCATCATGGCGCCGATCATCCTCATCGTGCTGCGCATCCTGCAGGGCCTCTCGGCCGGCGGCGAGTGGGGCGGCGCGGTGCTCATGTCGGTCGAGCACGCCCCCGAGGGCAAGCGCGGCCTCTTCGGCGTGTTCCCGCAGCTGGGTGTGCCGTTCGGCATGCTGCTCGCCTCGGCGATGCTGGCGCTCATGCGCGTGATCGCCCCCGGCGAGGCGTTCGAGGAGTGGGGCTGGCGCGTGCCGTTCCTCTTCTCGGTCGTGCTTATCGTGGTGGGCTTCATCATCCGCCGCACCGTCGACGAGTCGCCCGTGTTCAGTGAGATCAAGGAGACCAAGAAGCAGGCCTCCGCGCCCATCGTGCAGGTCTTCAAGGCGCACACGCCGCTCGTGATCCTCGCCGCGCTGCTGTTCGCGGGCAACAACGCCGTGGGCTACATGCTCACCGGCGGCTACGTGCAGGGCCTCGCGTCGCGCCCCGAGGCCGACGGCGGCCTCGGCTACGACCCCGTGCAGGTGCAGCTCGCAGTGCTCGCCTCGGCGGTCGTGTGGGCGATCTTCACCTTCGTATCCGGCCCGCTGAGCGACCGCTTCGGCCGCAAGCCGGTCATGACCGTCGGCTGGTTCCTGCAGGCCGCCGCCGTCATCCCACTCTTCCAGTTCGTCTTCAACGGCGGCGTGGGCGGCGTGCTCATCGGCACCAGCCTGCTGGCGATCGGCCTCGGCCTCACCTACGGCCCCACCGCGGTCTGGTACGCCGAGACCTTCCCGGCCTCGATCCGCTACTCGGGCATCTCGATCAGCTACGCGATCGGCGGCGTCATCGGCGGCGCGTTCGCGCCCACGATCGCGCAGATCCTGCTGCAGACCTTCGGCTCCACCTGGGCCATCGTGGTGTACCTGCTCATCATGACCGGCCTCGGTCTGCTGGCGAGCACGCTGCTCAAGGACCGCTCGAACATCCCGCTCGATCCCGAGTTCGAGCACAGCGGCCTCATCCACACCTGGACGCCCGCGAAGCGCTAG
- a CDS encoding 1,2-dihydroxy-3-keto-5-methylthiopentene dioxygenase, giving the protein MTLLTVWNENDPETPVLETTDDAEILAELTKLGARFSHWEVKDFADDATLDEIFALYTDEIEAVKQQEGYTLVDIMGLTPGQQGYDEAKGPAREKFLSEHRHDDDEDRFFAKGAGVFYLHVNGRVHALYCEPGDLVSVPANTTHWFDMGTEPEFTSIRFFHEHDGWVGHFTGSPIAEKFATFDQLHARRKELAAA; this is encoded by the coding sequence ATGACGCTGCTCACGGTCTGGAACGAGAACGACCCTGAGACCCCCGTGCTCGAGACCACCGACGACGCCGAGATCCTCGCGGAGCTGACGAAGCTCGGCGCGCGCTTCTCGCACTGGGAGGTCAAGGACTTCGCCGACGACGCGACGCTCGACGAGATCTTCGCGCTCTACACCGACGAGATCGAGGCCGTGAAGCAGCAGGAGGGGTACACCCTCGTCGACATCATGGGTCTGACCCCGGGCCAGCAGGGCTACGACGAGGCGAAGGGCCCCGCCCGCGAGAAGTTCCTCTCGGAGCACCGGCACGACGACGATGAGGACCGCTTCTTCGCGAAGGGCGCGGGGGTGTTCTACCTGCACGTGAACGGCCGGGTGCACGCGCTCTACTGCGAGCCGGGCGACCTCGTGTCGGTGCCCGCCAACACGACCCACTGGTTCGACATGGGCACCGAGCCCGAGTTCACCTCGATCCGCTTCTTCCACGAGCACGACGGCTGGGTCGGCCACTTCACCGGCAGCCCCATCGCCGAGAAGTTCGCGACCTTCGACCAGCTGCACGCGCGCCGCAAGGAGCTGGCCGCCGCCTGA